Genomic segment of Vibrio celticus:
CTAATAAATTCTCAAGGCCATTTGAGGTAACCGCTAGATATTGATTCATAGTGTTCTTTTATTGATAAAAATGAGCTCGATTATACCTGAATTTGTTACTAGAGCATCACACTAAACTCGTCTTTTCATTGAATCTTTCTTCTAACTGGCTAGCAAACGCACAGTGTTGAAGCGATCGCTTACCCACATCCCCTTAGAACATAAGACTTATCAAACCAACACGATTCATGAGCAAATCCCCGCCAAAGCGACAATGTGAATTTATATTCACCCTCAATTTGGTATATACCAAATGCAAATTAAGGGTGAAAGTTAGCTACAAAAGGACCAAAACAGGGAATAAAGATGGGTAAATTATACTTCTGGCGATAAAAACAGGCAGAAATTAAGGTGAAAAAATAGTCGTAAGTTCACTATTTAAATGGTTAGGCAGTGATGTATTTATCAGGGTGAGGTTTTTTAGGCACAAAAAAATCGGCTAATGAGCCGATTTTGGGGAAGATTTGACAGGTTGATGCGTTGCGATGTGTGTGGGAGATTATGGACTAGATTGAAGGCTAACCGACCATCGCGATGTGCGTTTGATGAAGAATAGCGTTCGCGTCTATCATTCTATCGTGCATGACCTTAATCGAGTCGCCAAAGCGTAACCCTTTTGAAGGTGTAAGCAGAAACTCTTCTAGGTCGACAAATGCACATAGGCTCGCACACTCTCCCACTTCTAATACAATGAAATACCCTAAGCTATGCTCGTTATTCATTTGTACGATATCCCCTTCTTGAGGGTATTCGTGGCCAGCGCCCTGTGAGTCGAAGAACCAACTCTTAGGCTGTACAGGCTTGTGGAAGCGCTTTGCTGCCACGCAATAAAGCGCGAGTTCAGCTTGGCGAGGCTCAGACAGTTCTAAGCCAGAAATTTGTTCTTTGAAGGTTTGGTATGAAGATGCGTCATCAACGGTGAATTCATTATCTCTAAACGCGCAGTCCACCAGCTTATTGCGGACCAGATTCGTTTTGAAAATCATATCCTCTCCGAGGTTTAGCATTAATGAACATTGCTGCTCATCGTAATACCAACTCCATGTATCGCTAGGTTTAAGCATCATTTCGTCTCACACTGTTGAACCATTCCATTAGGTAAAACGCAAAATTACCTTCAATTACAGTAATTTTACTGAGCAATAGGCAAAAAAAAAGAGGAAATGAATTCCTCTTTCTTATCGCTTTTCTCTACAACTCAGTGAGTTACAGTGTCTCTTTTAGTAAGACGATGCCAGATTGTCGCTTTTCAAAAATAAAAGCAATTTTCAGCTTATAGATTTTTAACGATGTCGCCAACTAGGCCTGGACCTTTGTAGATGAAACCAGAGTAAACTTGTACAAGCTTCGCGCCTGCCATCATTTTCTCTTTTGCAGCAACATACGAGTCAACACCACCTACTCCAATGATCGGCAGTTTGTCACCAAGCTCTTCGTGAAGTTTGCGAACTACTTCAGTGCTGCGAGATTGAACTGGACGTCCACTTAGGCCACCCGTTTCATCGCAATGTTTCATGCCTTCAACGATTGAACGATCCAATGTTGTGTTTGTTGCGATCACACCATCGATCTTATTTTTGATCAATGATTCACAAATTTGGCAAATTTCGTCGTCGCTTAGATCCGGAGCAATCTTAAGAGCAAGAGGCACATATTTACCATACTTCTCTTCCAGTTCAGATTGTTTCGTTTTAAGTTCAGACAATAGATCGTCTAGAGCTTCACCGTATTGTAGCGAACGAAGTCCTGGAGTGTTTGGTGAAGAGATGTTCACAGCAATGTAACCAGCGTATTGATATACCTTCTCCATACAGATCAAGTAATCTTCAGCGCCCTTTTCAATAGGTGTGTCTTTGTTCTTACCGATGTTAATGCCTAAGATGCCATCGTAGTTCGACTTCTTAACATTCTCAACAAGGTTATCGACGCCTAGGTTGTTAAAACCCATACGGTTGATAATGCCTTCAGCTTCAATAAGACGGAATAAACGAGGTTTGTCGTTACCCGCTTGTGGACGTGGAGTCACTGTTCCTACTTCTACGAAACCAAAACCCATTGCGCCAAATGCATCAATACATTCGCCGTTTTTATCTAGGCCGGCAGCTAAGCCAACTGGGTTTTTAAAAGTAAGACCCATGCACTCTACAGGTCGGTGAGGTAATTGTTGGCGATACAAAAGATCAATAGGTGTGCCTGTGAAGCGCTTGAAATTTTGAATTGCAAGATCATGTGCCTTTTCGGCATCAAGTTGGAAAAAGCCAGTTCTGGCTAGACGGTAAAGCATTGTGCCTCCGATAGAAAAAAGCCCCGTGTAAACGGGGCGATATTATTTACTTATTTACCGAACTATTCAATCTATTACTGTCTGTAAGGGTAAGATAATCGAGTTTACTAACGAATGAGGTTCATTATTAAGCAAACGTTATCGTTTCTTCAAGTTATTAAGCTATTTCTAATCTCAACCTTAGTACAGCCGCCAGCTCACTTAACAACAAACAACGTGTGCGTCGAAGTTTATTCTTCAAAAGTCGTTAGGCCTATTGTTTCCACTTTACCGAAACGAAAAAGGCAGACCTTGTGGCCTGCCCTTATAGTTTTTGTCTTATCTAGTGACTAGTCTTTCGACATGCAGTTTAGATTCAACAGCATCAATTCACGCAGTGCTACTGAGAACTTAGCAAACTCATGAACAGAACCCACTTTGAATTCGTTTAAGATGCTTTCCCAACGATGTAGAGAAACAGAGTTACTTTCCATCCAGTCATCAAGCGCTTTAATCACATCGATGTCTGAAGCACAACCACAGTTAAGTACTTGGCCAGTTAACTGACGTTGCTGCCAATCCAGATCTTCTCTGAATGCTGCACGCGCCAGTGCTTGCCAGTTGTTGTCTACAGCTTGGCTATTGATTTGCTTCAAGAACCAGTGCAGTGACAAACGGTCGCCAAGGTTGAAGTAAAGCTTAGACGCTTGTTGTACTGTTTTACCTGTTTCACGAGCTACTGTGGATATATCCAGTGCTGAGTACAGGCTAGACAAACGAGCCACTGAATTAGCCAACTCAGCGTTTACACCTTGGTCAATCCAAAGTTGAGCCATTGCTTGATGCTCCTCTACTTCTGAAGCTACTAGGTTTTCGTCCAGTTTTTCAGTAATCGCAGCCACATCACCTTGGTAAAGCTCAATTAATGCATTCACTGACTGTTTACCGGTACGGTTTCTTAGCAACCAGCGAGCTAGACGACGAAGCGTACGACGTACATGGTAAAGCAATTCGTATTGAGCTTCAGAACTTGAGATGTTGTCCAGTTCACGAATGCTCTTCAATACCTTACCCAAACCGTAGATTTCACGTGATGCCGCGTAAGCATTCGCAATATCAACGATATTTGCGCCCGTCTCTTCTTGCAAGCGAGTCACGAAGTTACAGCCCATCTCGTTAACCATTTGGTTAGCAAGCGCAGTCGCAATGATCTCTGCACGCAGTGGGTGGTTATCCATGTGTTGAGAGTAGTTACGGCGTAACTCTGTTGGGAAGTATTGCATCAATTGTTGAGTATGGAACTCATCATTCGCAATATCATCACTCACAAGATCTTCTTTTAGAACCATTTTACCGTAAGCGATCAATACTGATAGCTCTGGTCTTGTTAGTGCTTGACCTTGCTTCTCACGCTCTAGCAGCGTTTCGTCATCTGGGATGTATTCCAAACCACGGTCTAAATACCCTGCTTTTTCCATAGTGTGGATAAAGCGGATTTGCTCTTTCACTAAGCCAACACCTTGATGCTCAGTAACAGAAATAGACTCAGCTTGGCAGTAAGCGTCGTCTAGTACGATTTCGCCTACTTCG
This window contains:
- a CDS encoding cell division protein ZapC; the encoded protein is MMLKPSDTWSWYYDEQQCSLMLNLGEDMIFKTNLVRNKLVDCAFRDNEFTVDDASSYQTFKEQISGLELSEPRQAELALYCVAAKRFHKPVQPKSWFFDSQGAGHEYPQEGDIVQMNNEHSLGYFIVLEVGECASLCAFVDLEEFLLTPSKGLRFGDSIKVMHDRMIDANAILHQTHIAMVG
- the pyrD gene encoding quinone-dependent dihydroorotate dehydrogenase; the encoded protein is MLYRLARTGFFQLDAEKAHDLAIQNFKRFTGTPIDLLYRQQLPHRPVECMGLTFKNPVGLAAGLDKNGECIDAFGAMGFGFVEVGTVTPRPQAGNDKPRLFRLIEAEGIINRMGFNNLGVDNLVENVKKSNYDGILGINIGKNKDTPIEKGAEDYLICMEKVYQYAGYIAVNISSPNTPGLRSLQYGEALDDLLSELKTKQSELEEKYGKYVPLALKIAPDLSDDEICQICESLIKNKIDGVIATNTTLDRSIVEGMKHCDETGGLSGRPVQSRSTEVVRKLHEELGDKLPIIGVGGVDSYVAAKEKMMAGAKLVQVYSGFIYKGPGLVGDIVKNL